A region from the Desertibacillus haloalkaliphilus genome encodes:
- a CDS encoding response regulator transcription factor, translating to MQKRILIVDDELEMRNLLSICLKPQGYVIEEAVSGYEALQKVMDRTYDLIILDIMMPTVDGFEVLKKIREAIDEELPVILLTALGESEKVVEGLQTGADDYITKPFEPRELVARIESVLRRVNRDTKKEQFRVHDLQFDLEKMKVAYRGMTIPFTKKEFNLLSRLATNTGRVYSREHLLELEWDDHYGGDTRTVDAHIKNIREKLKQVNFEKRIIETVWGIGYQMIEEGCAYK from the coding sequence TGAATTAGAAATGAGGAACTTATTATCGATCTGTTTAAAGCCCCAAGGTTATGTGATTGAAGAGGCAGTTTCTGGCTATGAAGCTCTACAAAAAGTGATGGACCGTACTTATGATTTAATAATATTAGATATTATGATGCCCACTGTTGATGGGTTTGAAGTACTAAAAAAAATTCGTGAAGCTATCGATGAGGAGTTACCAGTCATATTATTGACTGCTTTAGGTGAGTCGGAAAAAGTGGTTGAGGGCTTGCAAACTGGTGCTGATGACTATATCACAAAACCTTTTGAACCTCGTGAGCTTGTAGCTAGAATCGAATCCGTATTGAGGAGAGTAAATCGTGATACAAAAAAGGAACAGTTCAGAGTACATGACCTTCAATTTGACTTAGAAAAAATGAAAGTTGCATATCGAGGAATGACCATTCCTTTTACGAAAAAAGAATTCAACTTACTAAGTCGGTTAGCAACTAATACAGGACGAGTATACAGTCGTGAGCATTTATTAGAATTGGAATGGGATGATCATTACGGGGGGGATACAAGAACAGTTGATGCACATATAAAAAATATACGGGAAAAATTAAAGCAAGTTAACTTTGAAAAAAGGATCATTGAAACAGTTTGGGGTATTGGTTATCAAATGATTGAGGAGGGCTGTGCCTATAAATGA